Within Celeribacter marinus, the genomic segment TGAATCCGTGTGTATCGCGACAGTCTTCGGGAGGCTGCGTCATCATAGCAATCCGCCAAAGGTTGCCCAGCCATTGATGCACCGCTATCAGTCGTGCGCAAGATAAAGCCCGAGAAGGAAATGAGATGGCCGACGATCGCACACTTCAGGACGCCGCTGACCGCGAAAAATCCAAGCGCGTTGGCGCATTGGCGGAACTTTGGCCATTTATCAAACCCTATAAAATCGTAATGATCGGTGCGATGATGGCATTGGTCCTCACGGCCTGTATCTCACTTATCTTACCTGTTGCGGTTCGCCGCGTGGTTGATGGCTTTCAAGCGTCACAAGGGCTTTTGCTCGACAAATACTTTGGTGCGGCGTTGGCGATTGCCTTCTTACTCGCGCTAGGAACCGGGCTTCGCTACTACCTTGTGACACGACTGGGCGAACGCGTTGTGGCCGACATCCGAAAAGCGGTATTCGATCGTATGATCCGCATGTCCCCCGCATTCTATGAGCGGATCATGACCGGCGAAGTTCTATCGCGCATCACCACTGACACGACACTAATCCTCTCCGTCATAGGCTCATCCATTTCGGTAGCGCTACGCAACTTCCTTATTCTAATTGGTGGTCTCATTTTGATGATGATCACATCTGCTAAACTCACCGGGCTGGTGTTGCTCATTGTGCCAATCGTCATCGTGCCCATCATCGTTTTAGGCCGCAGATTGCGCAAACTGAGCCGCGAAAACCAAGACTGGATTGCGTCCTCGTCCGGCACCGCCTCCGAGGCGCTGCTCTCCGCCCAAACAGTTCAGGCGTTTACTGCTGAAGATGAACAATCCTCACGGTTTGGTTCCGTGACGGAAAAAAGTTTTGTGTCGGCACATACCCGCGTCAAAACCCGCGCCGTGATGACGGTGATCGTCATCACACTCATCTTCTTTGGCGTTGTTGGCGTCCTTTGGATCGGCGCGCGCGATGTACGCGAAGCCACATTGTCGATCGGTGAGTTGGTCCAGTTTGTGATTTATGCGATCATGGTCGCGGGTGCGGCGGGCGCGCTTTCCGAAATCTGGGGCGAGCTGCAACGCGCGGCAGGCGCGACCGAACGTCTGATCGAGCTTTTGCGCTCACAAGACCCCGTGCAAGATCCCGCGACGCCCCTACCCCTGCCCGCCCCGGTGAAAGGCGCAATCGCTTTTGACGCTGTGCGCTTTTCTTATCCTGCACGTCCAACACAAGCGGCCCTTGATGATGTGTCGTTTGAGATCAAAGCCGGTGAAACAGTTGCCCTTGTTGGCCCTTCAGGCGCAGGGAAATCGACGATAATCCAATTGTTGCAACGGTTTTATGAACCGCAAGAGGGCACGATTTCAATCGACGGCGTGGCCATTTCAGACATGGCACGCAGCGATTACCGCCGACAAATTGCCTTAGTGCCGCAAGACCCTGTTATCTTTGCAGCCTCGGCCGCCGACAATATTCGGTTTGGGACGTCTGATGCACCGTTAGAGCGCGTTATCGCTGCGGCCAAGGCAGCAAATGCCGATGACTTTCTTGCCAAACTGCCCGAGGGTTACGACACCTATGTTGGCGAGCGCGGCATCATGCTTTCGGGCGGACAAAAGCAGCGCGTTGCAATCGCGCGTGCGATTTTACGAGATGCGCCAATCCTTTTACTCGACGAGGCGACATCCGCGCTCGATTCTGAAAGTGAACAAGCCGTCCAAAAAGCCGTCGAGGAGTTGGCGCGAACACGCACCACGCTTATCGTCGCACACCGCCTTGCGACAGTCAAAAAAGCCGATCGTATCCTTGTGTTCGAAGACGGCAAAATTGTAGCCACCGGAACCCACGACGATCTCGTTGCACAAAGGGGGCTCTACGCCCGCCTTGCAAAGCTCCAGTTCACACATGGCGAATAAAGCGTGCCAATCAAATCTGTTCGCCACATCGGGCGGGCAGCTTTTAAAAATTATCCTTTAGTTTCTCCTTTTCTTTCCTAAAGTTTCGATATTTTATGCGCCCAATCGTAACTTTACCATTTGGAGAATGACTATGGGTTTGTGGAATTTCGCGAAAAATGCAGGCAAAGCCGTCTTTGGAAAAAAAGACGACGCGCCGAACAAAGATGATCTTCTGGCCGAGATCGAAGCTCTCGGGCTTGAGGCCGAAGGTGTCGAAATCGAAGTGGACGGTGATACTGTGAAAATTGGTGGCTCCGCAATTTCACAAGAAGCCAAAGAAAAAATCATCATGGCGGCTGGCAATATCGAAGGCATCGCATCTGTTGAGGATAACCTTGGTGGCGACGATCCCGTATTCCACGAAGTTAAAAAGGGCGACACACTCTGGGGAATTTCAGCTGCGGCTCTTGGCAACGGCGCGCGCTACGAAGAAATCTTTGAAGCAAACAAACCTATGTTGTCGCACCCTGACAAAATTTATCCAGGTCAAATGCTTCGCATCCCGCAAGATAAAAAAGCCTAACCAAGCCAAATCGATATGTTTAAGGGCGTCCCATTGGGGCGCCCTTTCTACATCTTACATTCGTGTTGGATGAACGAGATACACGCGTATCTCAAACACGCTCGACCAAGATCGACCCAACCGAATAGCCCGCACCAAAAGAGCAGATGAGCCCACGCGCACCGCGCTCTAAATCGGACGAATGTTTCGAAAACGCGATGATGGACCCTGCCGATGACGTATTGGCATAGTCTTGCAAAATATTGGGTTGCTCACCGTGCCGAGGCTCACGCCCAAGTACCTTTTTCCCGATGTAGTCATTCATGGTCTTGTTCGCTTGGTGTAGCCAGAGCCGCGCTAGATCATCGGGCACAACTCCGTCGCGTTTGAGGTGGTCTGCGATGTGTTTCGACACGAGCGGAAGGACCTCTTTGAACACCTTTCGCCCGTTTTGTACGAACTGCATATCGCGGCGGTCATCCATTTGATCATGCGCGCGCCGCAAAAAGCCGTTGTTGTTTCGGATGTTGTTTGAAAACTTAGTGGCGCACGCAGTCGACACCACTTTGAACTGAGCAGTTTTGGCGACATCGCCCGATTCCAACAACACAGCGGTCGCCACATCACCAAAGATAAAGTGACAATCACGGTCCCGCCACTCCAAGTGGCCCGATGGCAACTCGGGAGAGATCACCAGTGCACGGGTGGCAGACCCACCACGGATCATATCAGCGGCAGCTTGAATTCCGAACGTGGCCGAAGAACATGCAACGTTCATATCAAACGCGAAGCCACCCGCACCCAATATCTGTTGAATTTCGACAGCCATCGCAGGATACGCTCTCTCCATATTGGAGGCGGCAACGATGATGAGGTCGACATCCGAGGCAGAAATCCCTGCACGGGCGAGCGCATCGTTCGCAGCACTACACCCCATCTGCGCCATAATAGACGGCTCATCGTCGCTGCGCGGTGGAAGGCGCGGACACATGCGGCGTGGGTCCAAAATGCCATCTTTTTCCATCACGTACCGCTGCTCGATTCCTGACGCAGCGAAAATAAACTCAGACGTTGAGGGCAACTTTTCTACGACATTTCCTGCCGCAATGGCCTGTGCATTCTCTTCATTGTGCAAGCCGACATAGGCATTATAGGAGGCGACCAACTCATCATTCGTGATCACATGGGGTGGCGTAAACACACCTGTTCCGCTTATGAATACGTCTGTCATAATGTCATCTCTCCCTATGGACTGAACCGAAGGCTACGCGCCAGACCGGCCAAGGTCCACAACTGCGCGGCGACAGTTGTATGAATGACGTGGCGTTCTAGGTGAGCCTTGGGGCGATGACGCTGCGTAGGACACGGACCAGCAAGGCTTGCGCGGGACGGTGTTTCTACGCACTATCATTGCAAAGGGGAGAGGCAATCCGCATGCACGACTTGTGCGGACAAGCTTACGCACAGAAAGGGAGGAACCATGGCGTCTGATTTCAGTTCAATTGCCGCACGCGACGCGATCCACAATGAGATGACGTGGGAAGATCGCGATATACCGGCAACCATTTACGGACTTTTAAGTGATACGGCGTCCAAATTTCCGGACCGCCCCGCGTTTTCATACCAGATAACGTCAGGCCCAACGGACAAAGCGGAGACACTGACATGGCGCACGTTCCATAAACGCGTGACGCAGGCCGCAAACATGTTCCGAGATCTCGGCATCCAAGACACGGACACAATTGCGTACATCATGCCAAATTGCCATGAAACCGCGATAACCTTTGTCGGCGGTATGGTCGCGGGGATCGTAAATCCGATCAATCCGCTGTTAGAACCCGAACAGATTGCGGCAATACTGCGCGAGACGAATGCCAAAGTCGTTGTCACGCTGCGCGCATTTCCAAAAACCGACGTTGCCCAAAAGGTCGCAGAGGCTGTGCGACACGCACCCAATGTAAATACCGTACTTGAGGTCGATCTTTTGTCGTATCTCAGTCCGCCCAAAAGCTGGATCGTGCCCCTTATTCGTCCAAAAAACGTGATGGCACAGACAAATCACGCCGACTACTTGAACTTCACCGCCGAATTGAACCGCCAGTCAGATACTCTTCAATTTGCGGATGGTGACGCCGACCGTGTGGCCGCCTATTTCCACACGGGTGGGACAACAGGGATGCCAAAGGTCGCTCAACACTGCTACTCAGGTATGATCTACAACGGCTGGCTCGGCGCGCGTCTATTGTTTGATGAGACGGATGTGATCATGTGCCCTCTGCCCATGTTCCACGTCTTTGCGTGCCACGTCATCATCATGGCGATGCTATCAAGCGGTGCTCAAGGCGTGTTTCCAACGCCCGCGGGTTACCGTGGCGAAGGCGTTTTCGATAATTTCTGGAAACTTTGCGAACGTTGGAACGTGACATTTGTTATCACTGTACCAACCGCTATTTCCGCCTTGATGCAGCGCCCCGTGGACGCTGACATCTCGTCGGTCAAAATGGCGTTCTCTGGATCTAGTCCTCTCCCAGTCGAGCTCTACAAGCGATTTGAATCTGCGGCGGGTGTAGAAATCGTCGAGGGGTACGGACTAACGGAAGCTACCTGTTTGGTATCCGTCAATCCCGTCGGCGGGCCAAAGAAAATCGGGTCCGTAGGCATTCCGTTGCCTCACACCGATGTTAAGATTTTGGTGCAGACACCAGATGGCCCACGAGAGTGTGCAACGGACGAAGTTGGTGAAATCTGTATCGACAACCCAGGTGTCTTTGCTGGATCAACTTACACCGAGGTGGACAAAAACCACGACCTCTTCCACCACGACACCTATTTGCGCACGGGCGATTTAGGCCGCATCGATGACGAGGGCTATTTGTGGATTACTGGGCGGGCAAAAGACCTGATCATTCGCGGCGGGCACAATATTGACCCCGCCGAAATCGAAGAGGCCCTAGCTGGCCATGAAGCCATAGCAATGGTCGGTGCAATTGGCCAACCCGATGCACACTCAGGCGAGCTACCATGCGCCTATGTGGAATTGGTCGATGGTGCCTCCGTCACGCCAGACGACCTTATGGCATACGCGCGAGTCCATATCCATGAGCGCGCCGCATATCCCAAACACATTGAAATCTTGGACGAGCTGCCAAAAACTGCGGTCGGCAAAGTGTTTAAACCTGATCTGCGCAAACGCGCAATTACGCGCATCTATAACGGTGCGTTGGTGCAAGCCGGAATTCCAGCTTCTATCGTCAAAGTTATTGACGACAAAAAGCGGGGTTTGGTTGCTCAAATTGACCCCACTGCGAAGTCACACGCCGACGCAATCGCGGCCTGCCTTGGTGAGTTCACAAACCCATGGGAATGGTCGGAATAGCTTTTTTCCAAGCGCGGCACATTACCAAGCGATAAACAGAAAAACGCCCCGAGGTCATAAACCTCGGGGCGTTTCTATTCGTAAATGCGTTAGGATTTAGCCGCGCTCTTCAATGATCTCGACGAGGTGTGGGATAGAATCCACCATGCCGCGCACGGAAGGTGTATCTTCCAATTCGCGAGTTTTATGCATTTTGTTGAGGCCGAGGCCAACAAGTGTCGCACGCTGTTTGGCGGGACGACGGATCGGGGAACCGATCTGTTTTACAACGATAGTTTTAGCCATGTGTCCGATTCCTTACGCTTCAGCGGTTTCAG encodes:
- a CDS encoding ABC transporter transmembrane domain-containing protein, yielding MADDRTLQDAADREKSKRVGALAELWPFIKPYKIVMIGAMMALVLTACISLILPVAVRRVVDGFQASQGLLLDKYFGAALAIAFLLALGTGLRYYLVTRLGERVVADIRKAVFDRMIRMSPAFYERIMTGEVLSRITTDTTLILSVIGSSISVALRNFLILIGGLILMMITSAKLTGLVLLIVPIVIVPIIVLGRRLRKLSRENQDWIASSSGTASEALLSAQTVQAFTAEDEQSSRFGSVTEKSFVSAHTRVKTRAVMTVIVITLIFFGVVGVLWIGARDVREATLSIGELVQFVIYAIMVAGAAGALSEIWGELQRAAGATERLIELLRSQDPVQDPATPLPLPAPVKGAIAFDAVRFSYPARPTQAALDDVSFEIKAGETVALVGPSGAGKSTIIQLLQRFYEPQEGTISIDGVAISDMARSDYRRQIALVPQDPVIFAASAADNIRFGTSDAPLERVIAAAKAANADDFLAKLPEGYDTYVGERGIMLSGGQKQRVAIARAILRDAPILLLDEATSALDSESEQAVQKAVEELARTRTTLIVAHRLATVKKADRILVFEDGKIVATGTHDDLVAQRGLYARLAKLQFTHGE
- the lysM gene encoding peptidoglycan-binding protein LysM; this encodes MGLWNFAKNAGKAVFGKKDDAPNKDDLLAEIEALGLEAEGVEIEVDGDTVKIGGSAISQEAKEKIIMAAGNIEGIASVEDNLGGDDPVFHEVKKGDTLWGISAAALGNGARYEEIFEANKPMLSHPDKIYPGQMLRIPQDKKA
- a CDS encoding beta-ketoacyl-ACP synthase III, with amino-acid sequence MTDVFISGTGVFTPPHVITNDELVASYNAYVGLHNEENAQAIAAGNVVEKLPSTSEFIFAASGIEQRYVMEKDGILDPRRMCPRLPPRSDDEPSIMAQMGCSAANDALARAGISASDVDLIIVAASNMERAYPAMAVEIQQILGAGGFAFDMNVACSSATFGIQAAADMIRGGSATRALVISPELPSGHLEWRDRDCHFIFGDVATAVLLESGDVAKTAQFKVVSTACATKFSNNIRNNNGFLRRAHDQMDDRRDMQFVQNGRKVFKEVLPLVSKHIADHLKRDGVVPDDLARLWLHQANKTMNDYIGKKVLGREPRHGEQPNILQDYANTSSAGSIIAFSKHSSDLERGARGLICSFGAGYSVGSILVERV
- a CDS encoding acyl-CoA synthetase — protein: MASDFSSIAARDAIHNEMTWEDRDIPATIYGLLSDTASKFPDRPAFSYQITSGPTDKAETLTWRTFHKRVTQAANMFRDLGIQDTDTIAYIMPNCHETAITFVGGMVAGIVNPINPLLEPEQIAAILRETNAKVVVTLRAFPKTDVAQKVAEAVRHAPNVNTVLEVDLLSYLSPPKSWIVPLIRPKNVMAQTNHADYLNFTAELNRQSDTLQFADGDADRVAAYFHTGGTTGMPKVAQHCYSGMIYNGWLGARLLFDETDVIMCPLPMFHVFACHVIIMAMLSSGAQGVFPTPAGYRGEGVFDNFWKLCERWNVTFVITVPTAISALMQRPVDADISSVKMAFSGSSPLPVELYKRFESAAGVEIVEGYGLTEATCLVSVNPVGGPKKIGSVGIPLPHTDVKILVQTPDGPRECATDEVGEICIDNPGVFAGSTYTEVDKNHDLFHHDTYLRTGDLGRIDDEGYLWITGRAKDLIIRGGHNIDPAEIEEALAGHEAIAMVGAIGQPDAHSGELPCAYVELVDGASVTPDDLMAYARVHIHERAAYPKHIEILDELPKTAVGKVFKPDLRKRAITRIYNGALVQAGIPASIVKVIDDKKRGLVAQIDPTAKSHADAIAACLGEFTNPWEWSE
- the rpmD gene encoding 50S ribosomal protein L30 — encoded protein: MAKTIVVKQIGSPIRRPAKQRATLVGLGLNKMHKTRELEDTPSVRGMVDSIPHLVEIIEERG